TGAGCGCCGTCATGACGGCCGCAAGGGTCCAGCCCAGGACGGTCAGGTCGGCCTTGGTGACGCGACCGGATGGCAACGGCCGGTGCGGAAACAGCTTGACGTCGTGCTCGTAGTCCTTGAACTCGTCGAAGACCCGCAGCAGCAGAGTGAAGCACGCGAGGGTCAGAGCGCCCAGCAGGCTCTCGCGCGTGAAGCGGAGCGGCGCCATCCCGTAGATCGCCTGCAGCAGCAGGTAGTAGCCGAAGAACAGCACGAACGAGTAGGGCACGTTGACGTGCAGGGGGTACATCTCGACGACATAGCCCCAGAGGCGCGCGCCGCGGCTGCTCATTCTTTCCTCGCTATCCGGGTGCCCACACGCACCTGCACCTCCAGGCCGGTGGCCGAGTCGGCGCACAGGTCGTCGTCGAAGCGGACGCGACCGGCTTCGAACAGGAGCACCACCGTGGAGCCGCCGAAGCGGAAGTAGCCCTTCTCCTGGCCCCGCGCCACGTCGCCCGGCTGGAAGGTCTGGAGGATCGTGCCCACGCAGAGGGCGCCCACCTCCACGAAGGCCACGCGGCCGAAGTTCTGGGTCTCCAGGCGCGTGACCGTGCGCTTGTTGCGGCAGTACAGGTCGGGCACGCGGGCCAGGGCCAGGGGATTGACCGAGTGGTAGCGCCCCGGGATGTCCCAGACGCGGCCGGCCGTCCCGGCGTCGGGAAAATGGAAGCGGTGGTAGTCGTAGGGCGCCAGGCGGATGATGCAGGCGCTGCCGCCGCGGTAGGCGTCCGGCGGTTCGGCCCCGGACAGCAGGCTCTCGATGGAGATGGCCGCGCCCTTGATCGGGATCTTGGTGTCGCTCTCGAGGTGCGGGTATACCAGGATCTTGCCCTCGGCCGGCGCCGGCAGGGCGTCCGGGGCCTGCTCGAAGGGCCGCGCCCCGGGTTTGAGTTTGCGGACGAAGAACTGGTTGAAACTGCGGTAGGCGTAAAGCGGCTTCTCGAACTCGGCCGCATCGAGGCCGAAGCGGGCGATGAACTCGGGAATGCGTCTCGCGCTGCCCCGACCGTCCTGCAGGCGGCCGTACAGGTCGCAGAACCAGGCGCTGTTGACCAGGCGATCGAACACCACGCTGCCGGCCCCGGGCGTGTAGAACCACCGAATGGCGTTGCCCGCGAAGATCTCCTCATCGATCAGGCGGCCGGTGCGGCGATCCCTGTAGGCAGTCACTTGAGCCTGCTCGGTGGGGGCGATGGGCATCTCATAGGGACTTCTGGTATAGCTCGTACTCGTGGGTGCGGGCCACGTGGCCGCGCGACCAGGCGCGCGCGAACGACCCCTCGGCCATCAGGGCCGACACCAGCGTTACCCCGTCGCGAGCCGCCAGGTGGCAGCCCAGGTGCGCGAGGGCGCCGCCCGCGCCCGACCGGCGCGCCTGCTCGGCCCGGGTGATCCCCAGGTACAGCGCGACATAGGAGGACGGTCTGCCCCTGGCGAGCAGGAAGCGCAGCTTGCCCAGCCAGTCGGCCCGGCCGCGCATCGCCCGGATGCCCCGCGGGAAGTCGGGCAGCATGCACAAGTAGCCGACGATTTCACCCGCCGGATCGTGCAGGAACTGGATGAGTTCGGGGATGGCGATGCCGCGGATGCTGCCGTACAGGTCGACGAACGCTTGCTCGGAAATCTCGTGAAAGCCCGTGAAGCCCGAGAAGGCGTCGACGACCAGGCGCCGCAATTCGAGCAGGTCGGTGAGGAAGCCCTTCTTGATGTCGATCGGCCGGAAGCGGTAACCCGCCGCAAGGGCGGCGTCGTGGCGCGGCCTGGTCTTCTCGGCCATGTCGCGAGTGGCGGCGGGGTCGGTGAAGACGGAGTTCCAGCGCTTGACGGGGGCGAAGCCGGCGAATGCGAAGAGTTCGGGGTAGTAGGGCGGGTTGTAGGGCTCCCCGTAAAAGGGCATGTCGTCGAAGCCCCTGATCATGAAGCGATTCGGCGTCCAGAGAGACCCGTTCATCGGGCCCCAGACGGTCTTGACGCCGCGCTCCCGGTGCCAGGCGAAGCAGGCTTCGAGCATGGCGCGGACCGCATCCGGGTCGTTGTCGGCCTCGAAGTTGCCGACTGTGCCCACCGGGGCTCCGTCGGCATGGA
The sequence above is drawn from the Candidatus Tanganyikabacteria bacterium genome and encodes:
- the psd gene encoding phosphatidylserine decarboxylase (Phosphatidylserine decarboxylase is synthesized as a single chain precursor. Generation of the pyruvoyl active site from a Ser is coupled to cleavage of a Gly-Ser bond between the larger (beta) and smaller (alpha chains). It is an integral membrane protein.); this translates as MTAYRDRRTGRLIDEEIFAGNAIRWFYTPGAGSVVFDRLVNSAWFCDLYGRLQDGRGSARRIPEFIARFGLDAAEFEKPLYAYRSFNQFFVRKLKPGARPFEQAPDALPAPAEGKILVYPHLESDTKIPIKGAAISIESLLSGAEPPDAYRGGSACIIRLAPYDYHRFHFPDAGTAGRVWDIPGRYHSVNPLALARVPDLYCRNKRTVTRLETQNFGRVAFVEVGALCVGTILQTFQPGDVARGQEKGYFRFGGSTVVLLFEAGRVRFDDDLCADSATGLEVQVRVGTRIARKE